In Acaryochloris thomasi RCC1774, the DNA window TAAAGAAAAACCCTACTGGGATGGACTGGCAGAAAATGAGTTTCATCTCTACGAAGTTGTACTCACAGAGACCGCAGACTAACTCATCTCAAAATCCAAGCCATGCCTTTTCTGGGTATATTCTGTGAATCGCAACACCCAAAAACTTGCGGGTAGCGGTTTATATTGTGCCGTTCGTTTTGAACTTTCAGGGGCTGTTGAAGAATTTCCAGACAATTGGTGATTGGATTGAGACGCGGTTAAGTTACCATTTCTCTGATTTTTATACAGCAGTGCCCCCAAGACTTTCTTTGACGACTTCTACAAATGTCTGCAGCATGGCGCTCGAATTGTCGCGACGTGATGCTAAGGACAAATCAATCTGGGGTGCACTGTAAAGCTGACGATAAACAACCTTAGGTCTCTGAAACTGTTGGACTGAGGCAGACAACAACGCTATCCCCATTCCTGCTGCCACAAACCCAAGAATAACCTGCATCTCATCTGCCTCTTGAACAATAATGGGGCTAAAATTTGCCTGCTGGCAGACAGCAATTGTGCGATCGTAAAGACCACAGCCGCGCTCTCGCTGAAACGTGATGAAAGGTTCGTGCTCTAAATCTTGAATCCTAATCTGGCTCTGATGGGTTAGGGGATGCCCCTCTGGAAGTGCGACGGTCAAAGGCTCTTCCAGGATGGTTTCAATCGTGAATCTTTCATCCTTCACAGGCGACACCATAAACCCAATATTAATGCGCTGCTTCAGGAGCGCTTTAAATTGCTCCTCCGTTGTCATGCCGTAGACCACCAACTCTACATCTGGGAAACGCTCTTGATATCGTTTTAGCGAGAGTGGAATCACATCATAGGTAGAAGAAGCTTCAAAGCCGACAACCAGCCGCCCGACTTCGCCTCGGCTGGCCCGCTGGGCAACCTGGACCGCCACGTCAGCCTGGGTTAAGACTTGACGCACCTCAGGGAGAAAGGCACGACCTGCTTCTGTGAGTTCAACTTGACGCTTCGTGCGGTGAAACAATTCAACGCCCATTTCTTGCTCAAGCTGACGAATTTGACGGCTCAGAGGCGGCTGAGAAATAAGAAGACGCTCCGCAGCACGCCCAAAACTGAGTTCTTCTGCCACTGCCAAGAAATACTTTAGTTGTCGAAGCTCCATTTTTGATTGATACCTAAAAGGTATTGATTACGTTCAAGATCGGTATTGGACAAGGGTTATAGCCACTCAGTAAGTTTAAGAGGTCTTCGGCACCATCCACAGAAAAACAGCAAATCGATCTTTGGGGAGACCGCAATACTAATCAACTTTGCAAAGACCACCCGGAGTCTTCAGACCACTGGTCGAACACTTGTTCTCGGTCCCAGTTGCTTCTTCGCAACCCTGCAAGCCGGACTGTTAATGAGCAGCGCAACAGAAATATTCTCTCCCCCGTTAGGGGAGCTAGAAAATCTAAGCGGCAATCCATCTTTTGCAAATCGTCCTCTAACTTCTGTTGATCAATTGACCGATGTTCAAGCCTCTAGCTGGGCTTTTCAATCGTTGCAGTCTTTAATTGAAGACTATGGGGTCGTTACAGGTTATCCGAATGATACGTTTCGAGGCGCTCGCGCCCTGAGTCGCTTTGAGTTTGCATCGGTCCTCAACACAGCCATTCAGGAGTTGAGTCAACGTCAGCTATCTCGGTCAGACTTGGATACTCTGCAAACACTCCAGACAGAGTTTGCCTCAGAATTATCGGCTGTCCAAGGACGAGTTAAAACGCTAGAAGCGAAAACGGCAGACATAGACGCTCATCAGTTCTCTACAGCGACTAAGTTTGTCGGTCAGGTGATTTTTGCCGCCAATGCTGGAGGATTTACGGGAGATCGCATCATTGCTCCTAGTGGGGTTTTGATCAGTGAAAACCAGCCTCGGCCCACTTTTATTCAAAGAACTGCGCTATTTCTAAACACCAGCTTTAACGGGACCGATCAGCTTCAAGTCCGACTGATCACCGGCAGTGATGGTACGACAGATAATGCCACAGGTCTGCTAGAACCGAACCTGGGCAGCAACCTGGACTACACCACCCAAGGTCGAGACGACCTAATCAGTTTGGCCCGCTTGTATTACAGCTTTTCTCCGCTGCAGGATCTGCAGCTCACCATTGGGCCACAGCTTGTGATTAGCGACTACGCCGACACCAATAGCTATGCCAATACTCCTCTCGATTTTTCTACCCAGGCATTCATTAATAATTTCGTTCTGTTCCCCCGTCCAGCAGGTGCAGGTGCTGTCCTAGAGTGGAATCCAAACCAAGGTCCCTTCCACCTACGAGCGATGTACGTGGCGGGTGATGCTGCCGGTCTATTGCCCGAAAACGATGGCCTGATTGGGGGTGGGGGACCGGATGATATTGCCTTGTTCCCCGTTGCCGGTCTAGGGGCTGCGGGGGGACTCTTCGGTGATCCTAATCAAGGATTAGTGGAGCTAGAGTATTCTCCTGGATCTTTCGCTATGCGACTCCAGTACAGTCGCGGCAAGGTGATTGGCAGTGAGTTTGATGTCTTAGGACTCAATGCTGAAGTTGCAGTTAGCGATCGCATCGGCCTATTTGGGCGCTATGGCTACGGCGCTTACGACAACACCACCCTCGGTGATCTCCGGCCTAACTATTGGATGGCTGGCGTCTCTGTCAAAGATTTATTCATGCCGGATGCACTGGCGGGCATTGCTGCAGGCCAGCCTCTAATTGAGCGCGCGGTTGGAGATGGCACTCAAACCAACTTTGAGGTTTTCTATAACGTACCGGTTAGCGACAATATCCGTGTGACGCCGCTGCTGCAGGTGGTGACCAACCCCGGCAATCAAGCCACCAACGGCATCATTTTCTCCAGTACCGTGCGCGTCATTTTTTCTTTCTAGTGAGACCTATGACCAACATTTTGATTGTCTACACCACAAGCCTCGGCAATACCGAAAAGATGGCAAAAGCGATTGCAGATGGCACTCGCTCTGTCGCAGGGGCTGAGGTCATTTACAAAAGCTCTAATGAAGTCGAGATTGACCATGTTAAGACCTGTCAGGCTTTGATTGTGGGGACACCCATCCGTCATCGAACCGCAGATGCCCGTATTAAAGCTTTTATCGAAGACACCCTCGAAAAGCTGTGGTTGACCGATGACATGGTGGGCAAAGTGGGCGGCGTCTTTAGCGTGGGCGGCGGCTACGGCAATATGGGTGCGGGTTGTGAGCTGGCTCAGCTTGGTATTTTGAGTGCAATGGCCGCCTGCGGCATGGTGCTGGTGACCTTGCCCAAAACAACGCCAGGGTTTGACGTAGCGGGAATGCATTGGGGACCCAACGGTCGTTCCGGCGGCCCCAAAATGGAACCCGTCGGGGTCACAACCGAAATGCTGGAGACGGCCTATCACCACGGGGCCAATGTTGCGAGAGTTGCAGTGGCGCTAGACGGTCAGACACTGATGGCTCACGGCAACATCGCTCCCTCCCCTGAAATCGTTGACCTGTTTTTAAACGGCTGACGCAAACAAAAAACAATAAGGAGACCCACAAACATGACCGCATTCAATTTCACCCAAGACAACTCGGCCCTACTGCTAATTGACCATCAGGTCGGCACAATGAAGCTGATCAAGAACTTACCCCTATCTGAAGTCGAGAAAAACACCCTCGCGCTGG includes these proteins:
- a CDS encoding LysR substrate-binding domain-containing protein → MELRQLKYFLAVAEELSFGRAAERLLISQPPLSRQIRQLEQEMGVELFHRTKRQVELTEAGRAFLPEVRQVLTQADVAVQVAQRASRGEVGRLVVGFEASSTYDVIPLSLKRYQERFPDVELVVYGMTTEEQFKALLKQRINIGFMVSPVKDERFTIETILEEPLTVALPEGHPLTHQSQIRIQDLEHEPFITFQRERGCGLYDRTIAVCQQANFSPIIVQEADEMQVILGFVAAGMGIALLSASVQQFQRPKVVYRQLYSAPQIDLSLASRRDNSSAMLQTFVEVVKESLGGTAV
- a CDS encoding flavodoxin domain-containing protein codes for the protein MTNILIVYTTSLGNTEKMAKAIADGTRSVAGAEVIYKSSNEVEIDHVKTCQALIVGTPIRHRTADARIKAFIEDTLEKLWLTDDMVGKVGGVFSVGGGYGNMGAGCELAQLGILSAMAACGMVLVTLPKTTPGFDVAGMHWGPNGRSGGPKMEPVGVTTEMLETAYHHGANVARVAVALDGQTLMAHGNIAPSPEIVDLFLNG
- a CDS encoding iron uptake porin, coding for MSSATEIFSPPLGELENLSGNPSFANRPLTSVDQLTDVQASSWAFQSLQSLIEDYGVVTGYPNDTFRGARALSRFEFASVLNTAIQELSQRQLSRSDLDTLQTLQTEFASELSAVQGRVKTLEAKTADIDAHQFSTATKFVGQVIFAANAGGFTGDRIIAPSGVLISENQPRPTFIQRTALFLNTSFNGTDQLQVRLITGSDGTTDNATGLLEPNLGSNLDYTTQGRDDLISLARLYYSFSPLQDLQLTIGPQLVISDYADTNSYANTPLDFSTQAFINNFVLFPRPAGAGAVLEWNPNQGPFHLRAMYVAGDAAGLLPENDGLIGGGGPDDIALFPVAGLGAAGGLFGDPNQGLVELEYSPGSFAMRLQYSRGKVIGSEFDVLGLNAEVAVSDRIGLFGRYGYGAYDNTTLGDLRPNYWMAGVSVKDLFMPDALAGIAAGQPLIERAVGDGTQTNFEVFYNVPVSDNIRVTPLLQVVTNPGNQATNGIIFSSTVRVIFSF